The proteins below come from a single Danio aesculapii chromosome 25, fDanAes4.1, whole genome shotgun sequence genomic window:
- the incenp gene encoding inner centromere protein isoform X1, which yields MSSLPEATRSLMQVFNGKLQDFTNEIENVHMVWLEEIQQEAYRMFSSDFSTEPELMPKTPSQKKSNRRKRVSMELNESRSKRRFSKGKRSNLRRSSVQLTLNTISELVTPHVPNESSESLAEEPARRTRRNKTTAPAEPEPVKRSTRNKAANKAEEEVAEEGPEVKRASEDSASTKHQLLVSEAVVKIPSSERLSAESLQNAGLSPGRSANKIPIAASGVQNTSQGSSRTSARRSLVVRRSLVGLRHSMTQEAVRRASRRSFLKKKARLGNSTCSSSVSEDICMDVEPEDMENRDEQVDADPATQISPEPEIIQPQEPEPEKMEEKETEVTEEKLPEVIIESPSTTENCRLTRSKARTSVTDDSGGSKSIGDGRSTRSGSKRRAGESEMSTPKKNSPPKKCLTSIAPHMRSFVHTVQKNQMLMMTPGSLGRSTIMKSFIKQSASKPDVKLGSGSVERERQKWDALNKKIEQENERKKKIEEERRKKQEEMKKKRDERLKRVVEARVKSEKEKEQEKKKKIEEKMAQLEKKNDLLRVERMAEEKAKRKVATKRQEELELRRKQEEAARQKKQQQVEEEERRYQEMQAKRKAEEEREKARKLAEAARALELKKEQERERERERERERERERERERERERQAIAEKERLEKEKAIALQKELERAAREKERREMEEKRKMEEQRRAEQEREAQLKHAAAAAASTTTAQVTKTAANILNTTITKSSALNMTVDIENSVLKTPVGKAAVHNKTVDHGAGLNVTVDIEKSPQSYQITPKGQKVTVLVNPEDYGMDQNSDDSTDDESAPRKPIPSWAEGMQLQQAIKKHYYNPLNLNAYFGEPKPPRLEMIFSKTKPRFFKRTSSAVWNSPPRLGNLGH from the exons ATGAGTTCCTTGCCCGAGGCCACACGCTCCCTCATGCAGGTTTTTAATGGGAAACTGCAGGATTTTACCAATGAGATTGAAAATGTCCACATGGTTTGGCTGGAGGAGATCCAGCAGGAAGCTTATCGCATGTTTTCTAG TGACTTCAGTACAGAGCCAGAACTCATGCCAAAGACTCCATCACAGAAAAAGTCAAACCGCAGAAAACGAGTGTCAATGGAGCTCAATGAGTCTCGCAGCAAACGGCG TTTCTCAAAGGGTAAACGCAGCAACTTGCGTCGCTCTTCAGTCCAGTTGACCCTGAACACCATTTCCGAGCTTGTCACGCCGCACGTCCCGAACGAGAGCTCTGAAAGCCTCGCCGAGGAACCTGCTCGCCGCACACGCCGCAACAAAACTACTGCTCCAGCTGAACCTGAACCCGTCAAACGCAGCACCCGCAACAAAGCTGCCAACAAAGCCGAGGAGGAAGTGGCGGAGGAAGGTCCAGAAGTGAAACGCGCCTCTGAAGATTCAGCGTCCACTAAACATCAGCTCCTGGTGTCTGAAGCTGTTGTGAAGATTCCCTCCTCGGAGCGTCTGAGTGCGGAGTCGCTGCAGAACGCTGGTCTGTCTCCTGGAAGATCTGCTAATAAAATCCCCATCGCTGCGTCTGGGGTGCAGAACACTTCTCAGGGCTCTTCTCGGACATCAGCTCGCAGGTCTCTGGTGGTGCGGCGCTCGCTGGTGGGCCTCAGGCATAGCATGACTCAAGAAGCTGTTCGCAGGGCGTCCCGACGCTCTTTCCTGAAGAAGAAAGCCAGACTGGGAAACTCCACCTGCAGCAGCTCTGTCAGCG AGGACATTTGTATGGATGTTGAACCTGAGGACATGGAGAACAGAGATGAACA GGTTGATGCAGATCCAGCCACTCAAATCAGCCCTGAACCAGAGATCATCCAACCTCAG GAACCCGAACCTGAGAAGATGGAAGAAAAGGAAACTGAGGTAACAGAAGAGAAACTTCCAGAAGTGATTATTGAATCTCCCAGCACTACTGAGAACTGTCGTCTAACACGATCCAAGGCTCGCACTTCAGTAACGG ATGACAGTGGAGGGTCAAAGTCTATTGGAGATGGCCG GTCTACACGATCAGGCTCTAAACGTCGTGCTGGTGAATCAGAAATGAGCACGCCAAAGAAGAACTCTCCTCCCAAGAAGTGCCTCACG AGTATCGCTCCACACATGCGCTCGTTCGTGCACACCGTACAGAAGAACCAGATGCTGATGATGACGCCTGGATCTCTGGGCCGCAGCACCATTATGAAGTCCTTCATCAAGCAATCTGCCAGCAAACCTGATGTCAAG TTGGGCTCTGGCTCTGTG gAGCGGGAACGGCAGAAGTGGGACGCCCTGAACAAGAAGATTGAGCAAGAGAATGAGCGCAAGAAAAAGATTGAGGAGGAGAGACGGAAGAAACAGGAAGAAATGAAAAA GAAACGGGATGAGCGTTTGAAACGGGTTGTTGAGGCTCGAGTGAAGAGCGAAAAGGAGAAGGAGcaggaaaagaaaaagaagatcGAAGAAAAGATGGCGCAGCTGGAGAAGAAAAACGATCTG CTGCGAGTGGAGCGGATGGCGGAGGAGAAAGCCAAGAGGAAGGTGGCCACTAAACGACAGGAAGAACTGGAGCTGCGCAGGAAACAGGAAGAGGCAGCGAGACAAAAGAAACAGCAGCAAGTT gaggaggaggagaggcgATATCAGGAAATGCAGGCCAAACGCAAAGCCGAGGAGGAGCGAGAGAAAGCCCGTAAACTTGCCGAAGCTGCACGCGCTCTGGAGCTCAAGAAAGAGCAGGAGCGAGAGCGGGAacgcgagagagaaagagagcgggAACGCGAAAGAGAACGAGAGAGGGAGCGAGAAAGACAAGCCATCGCTGAGAA AGAAAGACTGGAGAAGGAGAAGGCTATCGCTCTTCAGAAGGAACTGGAGAGAGCAGCCAGAGAAAAGGAGAGGAGAGAAATGGAGGAGAAGAGGAAGATG GAGGAGCAGAGAAGGGCTGAACAGGAGAGAGAAGCTCAACTCAaacatgctgctgctgctgctgcctcTACAACCACAGCACAG GTCACAAAAACAGCAGCGAATATCCTCAACACAACAATAACTAAGAGTTCAGCTCTGAACATGACTGTAGATATTGAG AATTCAGTTCTGAAAACTCCGGTTGGCAAAGCAGCCGTTCATAATAAGACTGTAGATCACGGAGCAGGACTCAACGTGACCGTTGACATTGAG AAATCTCCACAGTCCTACCAGATCACTCCTAAAGGGCAGAAAGTCACTGTTTTAGTGAATCCAGAGGATTACGGCATGGACCAGAACAGCGACGACTCAACAGATGACGAGTCTGCACCCAGAAAACCCATCCCATCCTGGGCTGAgg GTATGCAGTTGCAGCAAGCCATCAAGAAGCACTATTATAATCCACTGAACCTCAACGCTTATTTTGGAGAACCCAAACCGCCCAGACTGGAGATGATCTTCAGCAAGACCAAGCCTCGCTTCTTCAAACGCACTAGTTCAGCAGTCTGGAATTCTCCACCACGTTTGGGAAATCTGGGGCATTAA
- the incenp gene encoding inner centromere protein isoform X2: MSSLPEATRSLMQVFNGKLQDFTNEIENVHMVWLEEIQQEAYRMFSSDFSTEPELMPKTPSQKKSNRRKRVSMELNESRSKRRFSKGKRSNLRRSSVQLTLNTISELVTPHVPNESSESLAEEPARRTRRNKTTAPAEPEPVKRSTRNKAANKAEEEVAEEGPEVKRASEDSASTKHQLLVSEAVVKIPSSERLSAESLQNAGLSPGRSANKIPIAASGVQNTSQGSSRTSARRSLVVRRSLVGLRHSMTQEAVRRASRRSFLKKKARLGNSTCSSSVSEDICMDVEPEDMENRDEQVDADPATQISPEPEIIQPQEPEPEKMEEKETEVTEEKLPEVIIESPSTTENCRLTRSKARTSVTDDSGGSKSIGDGRSTRSGSKRRAGESEMSTPKKNSPPKKCLTSIAPHMRSFVHTVQKNQMLMMTPGSLGRSTIMKSFIKQSASKPDVKERERQKWDALNKKIEQENERKKKIEEERRKKQEEMKKKRDERLKRVVEARVKSEKEKEQEKKKKIEEKMAQLEKKNDLLRVERMAEEKAKRKVATKRQEELELRRKQEEAARQKKQQQVEEEERRYQEMQAKRKAEEEREKARKLAEAARALELKKEQERERERERERERERERERERERERQAIAEKERLEKEKAIALQKELERAAREKERREMEEKRKMEEQRRAEQEREAQLKHAAAAAASTTTAQVTKTAANILNTTITKSSALNMTVDIENSVLKTPVGKAAVHNKTVDHGAGLNVTVDIEKSPQSYQITPKGQKVTVLVNPEDYGMDQNSDDSTDDESAPRKPIPSWAEGMQLQQAIKKHYYNPLNLNAYFGEPKPPRLEMIFSKTKPRFFKRTSSAVWNSPPRLGNLGH; encoded by the exons ATGAGTTCCTTGCCCGAGGCCACACGCTCCCTCATGCAGGTTTTTAATGGGAAACTGCAGGATTTTACCAATGAGATTGAAAATGTCCACATGGTTTGGCTGGAGGAGATCCAGCAGGAAGCTTATCGCATGTTTTCTAG TGACTTCAGTACAGAGCCAGAACTCATGCCAAAGACTCCATCACAGAAAAAGTCAAACCGCAGAAAACGAGTGTCAATGGAGCTCAATGAGTCTCGCAGCAAACGGCG TTTCTCAAAGGGTAAACGCAGCAACTTGCGTCGCTCTTCAGTCCAGTTGACCCTGAACACCATTTCCGAGCTTGTCACGCCGCACGTCCCGAACGAGAGCTCTGAAAGCCTCGCCGAGGAACCTGCTCGCCGCACACGCCGCAACAAAACTACTGCTCCAGCTGAACCTGAACCCGTCAAACGCAGCACCCGCAACAAAGCTGCCAACAAAGCCGAGGAGGAAGTGGCGGAGGAAGGTCCAGAAGTGAAACGCGCCTCTGAAGATTCAGCGTCCACTAAACATCAGCTCCTGGTGTCTGAAGCTGTTGTGAAGATTCCCTCCTCGGAGCGTCTGAGTGCGGAGTCGCTGCAGAACGCTGGTCTGTCTCCTGGAAGATCTGCTAATAAAATCCCCATCGCTGCGTCTGGGGTGCAGAACACTTCTCAGGGCTCTTCTCGGACATCAGCTCGCAGGTCTCTGGTGGTGCGGCGCTCGCTGGTGGGCCTCAGGCATAGCATGACTCAAGAAGCTGTTCGCAGGGCGTCCCGACGCTCTTTCCTGAAGAAGAAAGCCAGACTGGGAAACTCCACCTGCAGCAGCTCTGTCAGCG AGGACATTTGTATGGATGTTGAACCTGAGGACATGGAGAACAGAGATGAACA GGTTGATGCAGATCCAGCCACTCAAATCAGCCCTGAACCAGAGATCATCCAACCTCAG GAACCCGAACCTGAGAAGATGGAAGAAAAGGAAACTGAGGTAACAGAAGAGAAACTTCCAGAAGTGATTATTGAATCTCCCAGCACTACTGAGAACTGTCGTCTAACACGATCCAAGGCTCGCACTTCAGTAACGG ATGACAGTGGAGGGTCAAAGTCTATTGGAGATGGCCG GTCTACACGATCAGGCTCTAAACGTCGTGCTGGTGAATCAGAAATGAGCACGCCAAAGAAGAACTCTCCTCCCAAGAAGTGCCTCACG AGTATCGCTCCACACATGCGCTCGTTCGTGCACACCGTACAGAAGAACCAGATGCTGATGATGACGCCTGGATCTCTGGGCCGCAGCACCATTATGAAGTCCTTCATCAAGCAATCTGCCAGCAAACCTGATGTCAAG gAGCGGGAACGGCAGAAGTGGGACGCCCTGAACAAGAAGATTGAGCAAGAGAATGAGCGCAAGAAAAAGATTGAGGAGGAGAGACGGAAGAAACAGGAAGAAATGAAAAA GAAACGGGATGAGCGTTTGAAACGGGTTGTTGAGGCTCGAGTGAAGAGCGAAAAGGAGAAGGAGcaggaaaagaaaaagaagatcGAAGAAAAGATGGCGCAGCTGGAGAAGAAAAACGATCTG CTGCGAGTGGAGCGGATGGCGGAGGAGAAAGCCAAGAGGAAGGTGGCCACTAAACGACAGGAAGAACTGGAGCTGCGCAGGAAACAGGAAGAGGCAGCGAGACAAAAGAAACAGCAGCAAGTT gaggaggaggagaggcgATATCAGGAAATGCAGGCCAAACGCAAAGCCGAGGAGGAGCGAGAGAAAGCCCGTAAACTTGCCGAAGCTGCACGCGCTCTGGAGCTCAAGAAAGAGCAGGAGCGAGAGCGGGAacgcgagagagaaagagagcgggAACGCGAAAGAGAACGAGAGAGGGAGCGAGAAAGACAAGCCATCGCTGAGAA AGAAAGACTGGAGAAGGAGAAGGCTATCGCTCTTCAGAAGGAACTGGAGAGAGCAGCCAGAGAAAAGGAGAGGAGAGAAATGGAGGAGAAGAGGAAGATG GAGGAGCAGAGAAGGGCTGAACAGGAGAGAGAAGCTCAACTCAaacatgctgctgctgctgctgcctcTACAACCACAGCACAG GTCACAAAAACAGCAGCGAATATCCTCAACACAACAATAACTAAGAGTTCAGCTCTGAACATGACTGTAGATATTGAG AATTCAGTTCTGAAAACTCCGGTTGGCAAAGCAGCCGTTCATAATAAGACTGTAGATCACGGAGCAGGACTCAACGTGACCGTTGACATTGAG AAATCTCCACAGTCCTACCAGATCACTCCTAAAGGGCAGAAAGTCACTGTTTTAGTGAATCCAGAGGATTACGGCATGGACCAGAACAGCGACGACTCAACAGATGACGAGTCTGCACCCAGAAAACCCATCCCATCCTGGGCTGAgg GTATGCAGTTGCAGCAAGCCATCAAGAAGCACTATTATAATCCACTGAACCTCAACGCTTATTTTGGAGAACCCAAACCGCCCAGACTGGAGATGATCTTCAGCAAGACCAAGCCTCGCTTCTTCAAACGCACTAGTTCAGCAGTCTGGAATTCTCCACCACGTTTGGGAAATCTGGGGCATTAA